A region from the Prionailurus viverrinus isolate Anna chromosome E2, UM_Priviv_1.0, whole genome shotgun sequence genome encodes:
- the LOC125152425 gene encoding LOW QUALITY PROTEIN: zinc finger protein 416-like (The sequence of the model RefSeq protein was modified relative to this genomic sequence to represent the inferred CDS: inserted 1 base in 1 codon) → MLENLALIASLVCWHGIEDEETPFEQSVSIEVLSQVRIPKAGASMQKTHPCEKCVPILKDILHLAHLPGQKVYVDGACADLYQLREYHSAEKRDVGRASFIKSYIFHVSGNPFTWRKVGKEFPDTLGFLQHQVILNSXKPNKITKCGEAFPCGESHYKSCECGKASSHKHSLVHHPRVSTRKRVYESSKYGKAFHCKYSLVQLQRSRTGERPYKCSECGKSSRLRATLIIHQRVHTGEKPYKCGECGKSFSQCSNLIEHCRIHSGERPFECEECRKAFACKSNLVRHQRTHTGEKPYECSECGKSFRQSFTLVRHQRIHTTASPYVCDQCGKSFSQRAALIRHQRIHTSKRLYECGECGKAFGSKSKLYRHNRSHTGKRPYECAECGKSFTQSYSLVEHQRIHSRARPFECGQCGKRFSRRAIFTKHQRIHTGERPHMCHECGKSFSRSTSLTQHCNIHTGARPHECGQCGKSFRQKSVLIQHQVVHTRERPYECSKCGKSFSQRSSLNLHQKFHSMERARECRKYGKSFIPTSNVV, encoded by the exons tttgttggcatggaATAGAGGATGAAGAGACACCTTTTGAACAGAGTGTTTCCATAGAAGTTTTATCACAGGTCAGGATTCCAAAGGCAGGTGCCTCCATGCAGAAGACTCACCCCTGTGAGAAATGTGTCCCAATCCTGAAAGACATTTTGCACTTGGCCCATCTACCTGGGCAGAAAGTGTATGTAGATGGAGCATGTGCAGACCTGTACCAGCTTCGGGAGTATCACAGTGCAGAGAAGAGGGATGTGGGCAGGGCTTCATTTATAAAGAGCTACATATTCCATGTGTCAGGGAATCCCTTCACCTGGAGGAAAGTTGGAAAGGAGTTCCCGGACACATTGGGCTTTCTCCAGCACCAGGTCATTCTCAACA AGAAGCCAAACAAAATCACCAAGTGTGGGGAGGCCTTTCCTTGTGGAGAAAGTCATTACAAATCatgtgaatgtgggaaagcctccAGCCACAAACACAGCCTTGTTCACCACCCAAGAGTCTCTACTAGAAAAAGGGTTTATGAGTCTAGCAAATATGGGAAGGCTTTTCACTGCAAGTACTCACTTGTTCAGCTCCAGAGATCCCGCACTGGAGAAAGGCCTTACAAGTGCAGCGAATGTGGAAAATCTTCTAGGCTAAGGGCCACCCTCATTATACACcagagagttcacactggagaaaagccGTATAAGTGTGgtgaatgtgggaaatcctttAGTCAGTGTTCCAACCTTATTGAACACTGCAGAATCCACAGTGGAGAAAGGCCTTTTGAGTGTGAGGAATGCAGGAAAGCCTTTGCGTGCAAATCCAATCTTGTGAGGCACCAGAGAACACACACTGGAGAAAAGCCTTATGAATGCAGCGAATGTGGGAAATCCTTCAGACAAAGCTTCACCCTTGTTCGACACCAGAGAATTCACACCACAGCAAGCCCTTATGTGTGTGACCAGTGTGGGAAATCCTTTAGCCAAAGAGCTGCTCTCATTAGACACCAGAGAATTCACACCAGTAAAAGGCTTTACGAGTGTggagaatgtgggaaagcctttggATCCAAATCCAAACTTTATCGGCACAACCGAAGTCACACTGGCAAAAGGCCTTATGAATGTGctgaatgtgggaaatcttttacACAAAGCTACAGCCTTGTTGAACACCAGCGAATTCATAGCAGAGCAAGACCTTTTGAGTGTGGCCAGTGTGGGAAACGCTTTAGCAGAAGAGCTATTTTCACTAAACACCAaagaattcacactggagaaaggcctCATATGTGTCatgaatgtgggaaatcctttAGTCGAAGCACCAGCCTTACTCAACACTGCAACATTCACACAGGAGCAAGGCCTCATGAGTGTGGCCAATGTGGAAAATCCTTCAGGCAAAAATCTGTTCTCATTCAACACCAGGTAGTTCACACTAGAGAAAGGCCTTATGAATGCAGCAAATGTGGCAAATCCTTTAGCCAACGCTCTAGCCTCAATCTCCACCAGAAATTTCACAGCATGGAGAGGGCCCGTGAATGTAGGAAATACGGGAAATCCTTCATTCCAACCTCCAATGTTGTTTAA